A DNA window from Nycticebus coucang isolate mNycCou1 chromosome 1, mNycCou1.pri, whole genome shotgun sequence contains the following coding sequences:
- the LOC128585964 gene encoding annexin-2 receptor-like, with protein sequence MEPHFLDLVASPEVAPESRPAPNLNSDDLGPRPLAWYPVLGECSSERKGLELLSSPPWRMNWVRLQNGRFPGVPSTVTPLGVRSAAYLWSSRPLSPGGEVDSAEEADSSPLLQLPLAGSVHPGDTQQDTEASQSGHLSEFECGQPCDHNSGSLQRGFSRPLAWARGICRALFWALWRGCLSNCGTKQPQRASGAFRDSPF encoded by the coding sequence ATGGAGCCGCATTTTCTCGACCTTGTGGCTTCCCCAGAGGTGGCGCCCGAGTCGCGGCCTGCGCCTAACCTGAACTCAGATGACCTTGGGCCAAGGCCTCTCGCTTGGTATCCTGTGCTGGGAGAGTGCTCTTCGGAGCGCAAAGGTTTGGAACTGCTTTCCAGTCCTCCTTGGCGGATGAACTGGGTGCGCCTGCAGAATGGGCGTTTTCCCGGAGTCCCGAGCACCGTGACACCACTTGGAGTCCGTTCCGCTGCGTACTTGTGGTCCAGCAGGCCGTTGTCGCCCGGAGGAGAAGTAGACAGCGCAGAGGAAGCCGATAGCAGCCCGCTGCTCCAGCTTCCCTTGGCGGGTTCGGTCCACCCCGGCGACACACAGCAGGACACCGAGGCCTCGCAGAGCGGGCATCTTTCCGAGTTCGAGTGCGGCCAGCCTTGTGACCACAATTCTGGGAGCCTCCAGCGGGGTTTCTCGCGCCCCCTAGCGTGGGCTCGTGGCATTTGTCGTGCCCTAttctgggcgctgtggcggggtTGCCTGTCCAACTGTGGCACTAAGCAGCCTCAGAGAGCATCAGGAGCCTTTCGGGATTCCCCCTTTTAG